A portion of the Paenibacillus hamazuiensis genome contains these proteins:
- a CDS encoding extracellular solute-binding protein → MRIRRPLYKTAGCSLAVCLLAGIAAACSGGEPSGQGAGGGGAKKGNPVTLKIELFDRGNTPPGAPPLTESHFVKYMQKNFGDPNNIKLEFVTVPRTEEVPKLNVLMSAGEAPDIIFTYSDPAVQNWIKQGGLTELNDLLNQYGPNLKKYLGDQLLAYGNFNGKQYTIPAKRIILASQTPIIRKDWLDKLGMQPPKTTDELYATLKAFKEKDPGGTGGKVIPYGIKYNNNLDPLIRSFWQKMSEEDYYALPDLMKPGNKDAYRFLNKLYNEGLISPDFALDKDGKKFQADLVNGLVGFTVTNTNEPVYFAYYSTMQKNVPGSELLPVDPFTNYEGKHPKATYHPLSAHIMIPKSSQRAVEAIKFLNWMSDYKIIFDLQNGTEGVTYKMGDDGIPVFLDTDEAKRIMYNYLDYSMLINGKDMGDPDKTLKANAADPKYKDFTMNSIKVGTQDGQLPPRFDRPIEAQIKYNQTLGDKSVEILVKTVTAKPADFDKLYDDMVNEYMKIGGKEVMDEQRKAYLEMKKK, encoded by the coding sequence ATGCGCATTCGCAGACCGTTATATAAAACGGCCGGCTGTTCGCTTGCCGTTTGCCTGCTGGCGGGGATCGCGGCTGCCTGCTCCGGAGGGGAACCTTCGGGTCAAGGGGCCGGCGGCGGAGGAGCGAAGAAGGGCAATCCGGTCACGCTGAAAATCGAGCTGTTCGACCGCGGCAATACGCCGCCGGGAGCGCCGCCGCTCACCGAGAGCCACTTCGTCAAGTACATGCAAAAAAACTTCGGCGATCCGAACAACATCAAGCTCGAATTCGTTACCGTGCCGCGCACCGAGGAGGTGCCCAAGCTGAACGTGCTGATGTCGGCGGGCGAAGCGCCGGATATTATTTTCACGTACAGCGACCCCGCTGTGCAAAACTGGATCAAGCAGGGCGGTCTCACCGAGCTGAACGACCTGCTCAATCAATACGGCCCGAATTTGAAAAAATATCTCGGCGACCAGCTGCTCGCCTACGGCAATTTTAACGGCAAGCAGTATACGATACCGGCCAAACGCATCATTCTTGCTTCACAAACGCCGATCATCCGCAAGGATTGGCTCGACAAGCTCGGCATGCAGCCGCCGAAAACGACCGACGAGCTTTATGCCACGCTCAAGGCGTTTAAGGAAAAGGATCCCGGCGGTACCGGCGGCAAGGTGATACCGTACGGGATCAAGTACAACAACAACCTCGACCCGCTGATCCGCTCGTTTTGGCAGAAGATGTCGGAAGAGGATTATTACGCGCTGCCGGACCTGATGAAACCCGGGAACAAGGACGCTTACCGGTTCCTGAACAAGCTGTACAACGAAGGGCTGATCAGTCCGGACTTCGCGCTCGACAAGGACGGTAAAAAGTTTCAGGCCGACCTCGTCAACGGTCTCGTCGGCTTTACGGTGACGAACACGAACGAGCCGGTGTACTTCGCTTATTACTCGACGATGCAAAAAAACGTGCCCGGCTCCGAGCTGCTTCCGGTCGATCCGTTCACCAACTACGAAGGCAAACATCCGAAAGCGACCTACCATCCGCTCTCGGCGCATATAATGATCCCGAAATCGAGCCAGCGGGCGGTGGAAGCGATCAAATTCCTCAACTGGATGTCGGATTACAAGATCATTTTCGACCTGCAAAACGGCACCGAAGGCGTGACGTACAAAATGGGCGACGACGGCATTCCGGTGTTCCTCGATACGGATGAAGCCAAGCGGATTATGTACAATTACCTCGACTACAGCATGCTTATCAACGGCAAGGACATGGGCGATCCGGACAAGACGTTAAAGGCGAATGCGGCCGATCCGAAATATAAAGATTTCACGATGAACAGCATCAAGGTCGGCACGCAGGACGGCCAGCTGCCTCCACGCTTCGACCGGCCGATTGAAGCGCAGATCAAGTACAACCAGACGTTGGGCGACAAATCCGTCGAAATTCTCGTGAAAACGGTGACGGCGAAACCTGCCGACTTCGACAAGCTGTACGACGACATGGTGAACGAATACATGAAAATCGGCGGCAAAGAAGTGATGGATGAGCAGAGGAAGGCTTATTTGGAAATGAAGAAGAAGTAG
- a CDS encoding carbohydrate ABC transporter permease, which translates to MKRSIQDKIMDSFILVVVTAASVLCLVPILHLAAISLSSNGAILSNKVTIIPVELSIMAYEVVLKDAKMIGSLFFTILLVILYTIICMIMTICAAYPLTKKKLKGRDLFLLMIVFTMFFSGGLIPEYILVKTLKLTNTIWALVLPGMINAFYLIILKSFFSSIPEELEESAKMDGSTHFGTLVRIVLPLSLPVLATLSLFYAVGRWNGFMDALFYITKAELYPIQLKLYQLVISNQMSDATATEGLTSTAPIPESLKAASIMFATIPILLVYPWLQRYFISGIMIGAVKG; encoded by the coding sequence GTGAAACGAAGTATTCAGGATAAAATCATGGACTCATTTATCCTTGTCGTGGTCACGGCGGCTTCCGTTTTATGTCTCGTGCCGATTTTGCACCTGGCCGCCATATCGCTCAGTTCGAACGGTGCGATTCTCTCCAACAAAGTGACGATCATTCCGGTCGAGCTCAGCATCATGGCGTACGAGGTCGTTTTGAAGGATGCGAAAATGATCGGGTCGCTGTTTTTTACGATTTTGCTGGTCATCTTGTATACCATTATCTGCATGATCATGACCATCTGCGCGGCATATCCACTGACCAAGAAAAAGCTGAAAGGCCGCGATTTGTTCCTGCTGATGATCGTCTTCACGATGTTTTTCAGCGGGGGGTTGATCCCCGAATATATCCTGGTCAAGACGCTGAAGCTGACGAACACGATTTGGGCGCTTGTTCTTCCCGGCATGATCAATGCGTTTTATCTCATCATCTTAAAATCGTTCTTTTCTTCGATACCCGAAGAGCTGGAGGAGTCGGCGAAGATGGACGGCAGCACGCATTTCGGGACGCTCGTGCGCATCGTGCTGCCTTTGTCGCTGCCCGTGCTGGCGACGCTGAGCCTGTTTTACGCTGTCGGCCGCTGGAACGGCTTTATGGACGCTTTGTTTTACATCACGAAGGCGGAGCTGTACCCGATCCAGCTGAAGTTGTACCAGCTTGTGATCAGCAACCAGATGAGCGACGCCACCGCTACGGAAGGGCTGACGTCGACGGCCCCGATTCCGGAGAGCCTGAAGGCGGCGAGCATCATGTTCGCGACGATACCGATTTTACTGGTGTACCCTTGGCTGCAGCGTTATTTTATTTCCGGCATTATGATCGGGGCGGTCAAAGGTTGA
- a CDS encoding ABC transporter permease produces MPRSLTKKRWKLSVIQDWQLYALLLVPMLYFVVFKYIPMYGVTIAFKEFNMFQGIWKSPWAGFDAFREIFKMKDFYKVLRNTFMLNLLDLVISFPAPIILALLLNEVRVKWFKKGAQTVLYLPHFISWVIIGGMVYQLLSTNTGLVNILLKSAGVKAIPFLTEPAYWVATYVGTGVWQNAGWGTIIYLAALTGINKELYEAAEVDGAGRLRKIWNITLPGIKPTIIILLIINIGHMASIGFERPYVLGNPLVTDVSDVISTFVYKVGIHSARYTIATAIGLFQAVVGLVFLLSSNYISKKITDQGIW; encoded by the coding sequence ATGCCCCGAAGTTTAACTAAAAAAAGGTGGAAGCTGTCTGTTATCCAGGACTGGCAGCTGTACGCCCTGCTGCTGGTTCCGATGCTGTACTTCGTCGTATTCAAGTACATTCCGATGTATGGCGTCACGATTGCATTCAAGGAGTTCAACATGTTTCAGGGCATATGGAAAAGCCCGTGGGCCGGGTTCGACGCGTTCCGCGAAATTTTCAAAATGAAAGATTTCTACAAGGTGCTGCGCAATACGTTCATGCTGAATTTGCTCGATCTCGTCATCTCTTTCCCGGCGCCGATCATCCTGGCTTTGTTACTGAATGAAGTCCGCGTCAAATGGTTCAAAAAAGGTGCGCAAACGGTGTTGTATTTGCCTCATTTCATTTCCTGGGTCATTATTGGGGGCATGGTGTACCAGCTGCTGTCCACGAATACGGGGCTGGTCAATATTTTGTTAAAATCCGCAGGGGTGAAAGCGATTCCATTTCTGACCGAACCGGCTTATTGGGTCGCTACGTACGTCGGCACAGGCGTCTGGCAAAATGCGGGCTGGGGCACGATCATTTATCTCGCCGCGCTGACGGGCATCAACAAGGAGCTGTACGAAGCGGCGGAGGTGGACGGGGCAGGGCGGCTGCGCAAAATATGGAACATCACGCTGCCCGGCATCAAACCGACGATCATTATCCTCTTGATCATCAACATCGGCCACATGGCCAGCATCGGTTTCGAACGTCCGTACGTGCTGGGCAATCCGCTCGTCACCGACGTATCGGACGTGATCAGCACGTTCGTGTACAAGGTCGGCATTCATTCCGCGCGCTACACGATAGCGACGGCGATCGGGCTGTTCCAGGCGGTGGTCGGCCTCGTGTTTTTGCTCTCGTCCAATTACATCTCCAAAAAAATTACCGACCAGGGCATCTGGTGA
- a CDS encoding helix-turn-helix domain-containing protein, protein MKMSWYYRVLLSYTPIFFVVISVLIFSFFAQLNASMKKQIDLTDKAIATKVMQVIDANLKATERVVIKEMYQNATFKSFFSDTDGKELYDYFMISQKMDQFASVLPFSSSIYLYNEKTGQVLSRSGISALEQFGDRDFVEEAYRSKPAYAWTSPRTFREFVNDPSEEYVVSLAKQYPSPADKTGVLVVNVRVSSLIGFVKDLTRYDDGLVQLFTPNRIPFDKINSHSALPPDAGDEIVPTRSEYTGWLLYSGGTSSRRLSLLAFLNNWWLVVGFTAIVTGLIGFTYITHRNYKPIRSIAGRIREYAKRKSEELIRQTSPDEIKFIDAAIDGLLERTIRYEQSHKDDLLIRKRQLFFEWLEGHKKLSEAEWGRELEKLQIRVPYRWLGVAVLEIDRFARFSETYNDRDRYLFKYVVSNVLQEIAQESGMFIWNEWLEPQQMAVVLFLNCEPVSNEEGSCGMMKKLQSWVGANLEFTVSVGVGPYSRGMVEVPDSYKMAKEALSCKPVFGVGALITQADVRYREEGRIYPHLQLVRSIAKSLRLDDGQWTSHLNHLYEALSRGLVSQGELKSITLYLKNQFGKELPEMGDDIGRLWADEYASKLAAVADQAETLGEWYDRLGMLFAALEPRIREVRTVKNQHAVMTQVKEYIETHYADPELSLIRVSDRFGMNPRYLSKLFKEEFGEKFIDYMMRLRLEKARRLLLDTDLPVQSVAETVGYVHVISFHRAFKNMFGMPPGDYRKKAEIR, encoded by the coding sequence ATGAAAATGAGCTGGTATTATCGTGTGCTGCTGTCGTATACCCCGATTTTCTTCGTCGTGATCTCCGTGCTTATCTTCTCTTTTTTCGCCCAGTTAAACGCTTCCATGAAAAAGCAGATCGACTTGACCGACAAAGCGATCGCCACGAAGGTGATGCAGGTGATCGATGCCAACCTGAAGGCGACCGAGCGGGTTGTGATCAAGGAAATGTACCAGAACGCAACGTTCAAATCGTTTTTCTCCGATACGGACGGAAAAGAGCTTTACGATTACTTCATGATCTCGCAGAAAATGGATCAATTCGCCTCCGTCCTGCCCTTTTCGAGTTCGATTTATTTATACAACGAAAAAACGGGCCAGGTGCTGTCCCGCAGCGGAATCTCGGCTTTGGAGCAGTTCGGGGACCGCGATTTTGTGGAGGAAGCCTACCGTTCAAAACCCGCCTACGCATGGACAAGCCCGAGAACGTTCCGGGAGTTCGTCAACGATCCGTCCGAGGAATACGTCGTCTCGCTGGCGAAGCAGTACCCCTCGCCTGCGGATAAGACGGGAGTGCTCGTCGTCAACGTCCGGGTGTCTTCGCTCATCGGGTTCGTCAAAGATTTGACCCGCTACGACGACGGCCTCGTTCAGCTGTTTACCCCGAACCGCATTCCGTTCGATAAAATCAACTCCCATTCCGCGCTGCCACCGGATGCGGGGGATGAAATCGTCCCCACCCGTTCCGAGTATACGGGGTGGCTGCTTTATTCCGGCGGAACGAGCAGCCGGCGGCTGTCGCTGCTGGCGTTTTTAAACAATTGGTGGCTTGTTGTCGGATTTACCGCCATTGTGACCGGACTGATCGGGTTCACCTACATCACACACCGCAACTACAAGCCGATCCGCTCGATCGCCGGGCGCATCCGGGAGTATGCGAAGCGCAAAAGCGAAGAGCTCATCCGTCAAACGTCGCCGGACGAGATCAAATTTATCGACGCGGCCATCGACGGGCTGCTGGAGAGAACGATCCGATACGAGCAGTCGCATAAGGACGATCTGCTGATCCGCAAAAGGCAGCTGTTTTTCGAATGGCTGGAAGGGCACAAGAAGCTAAGCGAAGCCGAGTGGGGCCGGGAATTGGAGAAGCTGCAAATCCGCGTGCCGTACCGGTGGCTCGGCGTAGCGGTGCTGGAGATCGACCGCTTTGCACGGTTTTCCGAAACGTACAACGACCGTGACCGGTATTTGTTCAAGTATGTCGTCAGCAACGTATTGCAGGAAATCGCCCAAGAGTCGGGCATGTTCATTTGGAACGAGTGGCTTGAGCCGCAGCAGATGGCGGTTGTCCTCTTTTTGAACTGTGAGCCTGTTTCGAACGAAGAGGGATCATGCGGTATGATGAAAAAACTGCAAAGCTGGGTCGGCGCCAACCTTGAATTTACCGTTTCCGTCGGCGTCGGTCCATACAGCCGCGGCATGGTGGAGGTGCCCGATTCCTACAAGATGGCCAAGGAAGCGTTGTCCTGCAAACCCGTGTTTGGTGTCGGGGCGCTCATCACACAAGCTGACGTCCGTTACAGAGAGGAAGGACGCATATATCCCCATCTGCAGCTGGTGCGGTCGATCGCCAAATCGCTCCGTCTGGATGACGGGCAGTGGACATCCCACTTGAACCATCTTTACGAAGCGTTATCCCGCGGGCTTGTCTCGCAGGGGGAACTGAAGAGCATCACGCTTTACCTGAAAAACCAGTTCGGTAAAGAGTTGCCGGAAATGGGCGATGACATAGGACGCCTGTGGGCGGACGAATACGCTTCGAAGCTGGCCGCTGTTGCGGACCAGGCGGAAACGCTGGGGGAATGGTACGACCGGCTCGGCATGCTGTTTGCGGCGCTTGAGCCGCGTATCCGGGAAGTGCGAACGGTGAAAAACCAACATGCCGTTATGACCCAGGTCAAAGAGTATATCGAGACGCATTACGCCGACCCTGAGCTCTCGTTAATCCGCGTCAGCGACCGGTTCGGGATGAATCCGCGTTACCTCAGCAAGCTGTTTAAGGAAGAATTCGGCGAAAAATTCATCGATTATATGATGCGGCTGCGTTTGGAGAAGGCGCGGCGCCTGCTGCTGGACACCGATCTGCCGGTACAAAGCGTCGCCGAGACGGTCGGTTACGTTCATGTCATTTCTTTTCACCGCGCGTTTAAAAACATGTTCGGAATGCCGCCAGGCGATTACCGGAAAAAAGCGGAGATCCGATAG
- a CDS encoding oligogalacturonate lyase family protein → MNHMAKGTVLQHRFERRPDPATGRTVTQLTSLPGNHHHLYFTSSSFTADNRSVLYISDGGSGSPNLFKLSLDDGNAVQLTGNRDGYMKSYVYYDGHPYRGLAKASPSFSPGTGRLLYIQGGEVRLLDVESLEERVIHTLPERVMTGFTHLSADGRYACIPYIDAEAFEVGEGNPFSLIREKVKREGIESRVVVVDTETGVEVYSFAHQGWVTHVQFHPKDPRVILFNHEGGMVDQRIWLYDHGVIGRVRDQSEGGSAETLWICHEMWAAGGAGVIYHGTRGVPNDPAMKDVAKDGGIVSFVGYMDMRSSQYKEVSFEPEMTAYGHFTASSDDSLLVTDGIIDARSIHLCRMDWRRGSLGMSLVCRHDSSFSVQDVHPHPIFSHDDRYVLFTSDAHNDRTRGNVYVVDLQQNV, encoded by the coding sequence ATGAACCATATGGCCAAAGGCACCGTGCTGCAGCATCGATTCGAGAGGCGCCCCGACCCCGCGACGGGGCGAACGGTGACGCAGCTGACTTCGCTGCCGGGAAACCATCATCATCTGTATTTTACGAGCAGCAGCTTTACTGCGGATAACCGCAGTGTCTTGTACATTAGCGATGGCGGCAGCGGCAGCCCGAACTTGTTCAAGCTGTCGCTGGACGACGGAAACGCCGTGCAGTTAACCGGCAACCGCGATGGGTATATGAAAAGCTATGTGTACTACGACGGCCATCCGTACCGCGGACTCGCCAAGGCAAGCCCGAGCTTCTCGCCGGGGACCGGGCGGCTACTGTACATTCAGGGCGGCGAAGTGCGGCTGCTTGACGTGGAGAGCCTCGAGGAACGGGTGATCCATACGCTGCCGGAGCGCGTCATGACCGGCTTTACGCATCTTTCCGCCGATGGGCGGTATGCATGTATTCCCTACATCGACGCTGAGGCGTTTGAAGTGGGGGAGGGTAATCCGTTCAGCCTTATCCGGGAGAAAGTGAAAAGGGAAGGCATTGAATCGCGGGTCGTTGTCGTCGATACGGAAACGGGCGTCGAGGTTTACTCCTTTGCACATCAGGGCTGGGTGACGCACGTGCAATTTCATCCGAAGGATCCGCGGGTCATTTTGTTCAACCACGAAGGGGGAATGGTGGATCAGCGTATTTGGCTTTATGACCATGGCGTCATCGGCAGGGTGAGGGATCAGTCGGAAGGAGGCTCCGCGGAGACGTTATGGATTTGCCACGAAATGTGGGCGGCCGGCGGTGCCGGCGTCATCTATCACGGCACGCGCGGCGTTCCGAACGATCCGGCGATGAAGGATGTGGCAAAGGACGGCGGCATCGTCAGCTTTGTCGGGTATATGGACATGCGTTCGTCGCAGTATAAGGAGGTCAGCTTTGAGCCGGAGATGACGGCGTACGGGCATTTTACGGCAAGCAGCGACGATTCGCTGCTCGTCACGGACGGCATCATCGATGCGCGCAGCATTCATTTGTGCCGCATGGATTGGCGGCGGGGGAGCTTAGGAATGTCTCTCGTTTGCCGCCACGACAGCAGCTTCTCTGTTCAGGATGTGCATCCTCACCCGATTTTCAGCCACGATGACCGGTACGTTTTATTTACATCCGACGCTCACAATGATCGGACCCGCGGGAATGTGTACGTCGTCGATTTGCAGCAAAACGTTTAG
- a CDS encoding AraC family transcriptional regulator, which yields MEHVPYDQTPPCWVSYSNERDIRNKPAIHHYHNAFELDFFVKAELDIFVKDNKYTIRDGDFFFIDEYEIHRIFYQPNRPYARYVINFSKDFIRGVLCEAGLEETLEWIVSEGPRKVETTPEQRNELLSLFAAMAAEFGRFSESGDPVALAALKCNLLLLLIRFRRLAGQQPPPVPYNPHIKGLIRYIDEQYMNPITLELLEKQFGLSKYYISHLFKETTRFTVFEYVANRRILEAKKLLEQTDQPIVQIALGCGFNNLQHFYRMFGRYAKMSPLQYRKTFGALPKT from the coding sequence GTGGAACACGTTCCTTACGACCAAACTCCCCCCTGCTGGGTGAGCTATTCGAACGAACGGGATATCCGCAACAAACCGGCGATCCACCATTACCACAATGCGTTCGAGCTTGACTTTTTCGTAAAAGCGGAGCTGGATATTTTCGTGAAGGATAACAAATATACGATCCGCGACGGCGACTTCTTTTTCATCGACGAATATGAAATTCACCGCATTTTTTATCAGCCGAACCGGCCTTACGCAAGATATGTGATCAATTTCAGCAAAGATTTTATAAGGGGAGTTCTATGCGAAGCAGGTCTTGAGGAGACGTTGGAATGGATTGTGAGCGAAGGACCCCGCAAGGTTGAAACGACGCCGGAGCAAAGAAACGAGCTGCTTTCCTTATTTGCCGCGATGGCGGCGGAGTTCGGCCGATTTTCGGAATCCGGCGATCCGGTCGCGCTCGCTGCGCTCAAATGCAATTTGCTGCTTCTGCTCATCCGGTTTCGGCGGCTTGCCGGGCAGCAGCCTCCGCCGGTTCCATACAACCCGCATATCAAAGGGCTGATCCGCTACATCGACGAGCAGTATATGAATCCGATCACCCTCGAGCTGCTGGAAAAGCAGTTCGGACTGAGCAAATATTACATCAGCCATTTGTTCAAGGAAACGACGCGATTTACCGTGTTCGAATACGTGGCGAACCGGCGCATTTTGGAAGCGAAAAAGCTGCTCGAGCAAACGGACCAGCCGATCGTGCAAATCGCCCTCGGCTGCGGCTTTAACAATTTGCAGCATTTTTACCGGATGTTCGGGCGTTATGCGAAAATGTCTCCGCTGCAGTACCGCAAAACGTTCGGCGCGCTGCCGAAAACGTAA
- a CDS encoding sulfatase gives MKAIIVMFDSLNRHMLPPYGGEGVHAPNFSRLAAKSVTFDNNWVGSMPCMPARRDLLTGRYNFLHRSWGPLEPFDDSMPAILGEHGVYSHLVSDHYHYWEPGGATYHSQYSTWEFIRGQEGDPWKGEVADPDIPDHVGDVQGYRAKLFRQDWINRKYMAEEELHPQAETFARGIEFIRMNGKEDRWLLQIEAFDPHEPFFSPQRYKELYPHEYAGKHFDWPLYQRVQETRDEVEHCRYEYAALLSMCDAYLGRVLDVMDECDLWKDTMLIVTTDHGFLLGEHDWWGKNIMPFYNEIARTPLFMWDPREGRQGERCGGLTQMIDLAPTLLDFFGADATGDMQGIPLRETLRGDDRAREAVLFGMHGGHVNCTDGRYVYMRAPARSDNTPLYNYTLMPTHMASMFSAEELRQLELAEPFSFTKGVRTLKIPAASRHTAHHFGTLLYDLHADPQQRQPVRDPEAEAKMVGHLVRLMQEHDAPAEQYERLGLEEPMQR, from the coding sequence TTGAAAGCGATCATCGTCATGTTCGACTCGCTCAACCGGCATATGCTGCCCCCTTACGGGGGCGAAGGCGTGCATGCGCCGAATTTCAGCCGGCTTGCGGCCAAAAGCGTCACCTTCGACAACAACTGGGTGGGCAGCATGCCCTGCATGCCGGCCCGCCGCGATTTGCTGACGGGACGGTACAACTTCCTGCACCGCAGCTGGGGGCCGCTCGAGCCGTTCGACGACTCGATGCCCGCTATTCTTGGGGAGCACGGCGTTTATTCGCATCTCGTCAGCGACCATTATCATTATTGGGAGCCCGGAGGGGCGACGTATCACAGCCAGTACAGCACGTGGGAGTTTATCCGCGGGCAGGAGGGCGATCCGTGGAAAGGCGAAGTGGCGGACCCGGACATTCCCGACCATGTCGGTGACGTACAGGGCTACCGGGCGAAGCTGTTTCGCCAGGACTGGATCAATCGCAAATATATGGCGGAGGAGGAGCTTCATCCGCAAGCCGAAACGTTTGCGCGGGGGATCGAATTTATCCGCATGAACGGCAAGGAAGACCGCTGGCTGCTGCAAATCGAGGCTTTCGACCCGCATGAGCCGTTTTTTTCGCCGCAGCGCTATAAGGAGCTGTACCCACACGAATACGCGGGAAAGCATTTCGACTGGCCACTTTACCAGCGCGTACAGGAGACGCGGGATGAAGTCGAACACTGCCGGTATGAGTACGCTGCGCTGCTCAGCATGTGCGACGCCTATTTGGGCCGCGTCCTCGACGTGATGGACGAATGCGATTTGTGGAAGGATACGATGCTGATCGTCACGACCGACCACGGCTTCCTGCTCGGCGAGCACGACTGGTGGGGCAAAAACATCATGCCGTTTTACAACGAAATTGCCCGCACTCCGCTCTTTATGTGGGACCCGCGCGAAGGGCGGCAGGGGGAACGGTGCGGCGGCTTGACCCAAATGATCGATCTGGCGCCGACGCTGCTCGATTTCTTCGGCGCCGACGCAACCGGCGACATGCAGGGTATTCCGCTGCGCGAGACGCTGCGGGGGGACGACCGCGCCCGCGAGGCCGTGCTGTTCGGCATGCACGGCGGCCACGTCAACTGCACGGACGGGCGCTACGTGTACATGCGCGCTCCGGCGCGCTCCGACAATACGCCGCTTTACAATTACACACTGATGCCGACGCACATGGCGTCGATGTTCAGCGCAGAGGAGCTGAGGCAGTTGGAGCTGGCGGAACCGTTTTCGTTCACGAAGGGGGTCCGCACGCTGAAAATTCCGGCGGCCTCGCGGCATACGGCCCATCACTTCGGGACGCTGCTGTACGACCTGCATGCCGATCCGCAGCAGCGGCAGCCGGTCCGCGATCCCGAGGCCGAAGCGAAGATGGTCGGGCACCTGGTACGCCTGATGCAGGAGCACGATGCGCCCGCCGAGCAGTACGAGCGGCTTGGACTTGAAGAGCCGATGCAGCGCTGA
- a CDS encoding sulfatase-like hydrolase/transferase, with product MTEKLNVIVFFTDQQRWDTTGAHGNPLGLTPHFDRMARAGTHLFNTFTCQPVCGPARSCLQTGLYATASGCYRNGIPLPPGSRTLAHYFKDAGYATGYIGKWHLAAHEPVPQEERGGYEEWLAANLLEFSSDAYDTVLYDNDNREVKLPGYRVDAQTDAAIRYIDRHRDDPFFLFLSYLEPHHQNHTDNYPAPDGYEEMYAGKWMPPDLQALGGTAPQHLGGYCGMVKRLDEALGRLLDCLKSLNLQQRTLVLFTSDHGCHFKTRNSEYKRSCHESSIRIPCAMTGPDWLNGGQIRELVSLIDLPPTLLDAADIPVPAHMQGRSVMPLIRREKSERRSEVFVQISESQVARAIRTDRWKYAIHAPERSGWNDAGADRYEEQFLYDLHADPHELTNLIGMDSYEAVTEQLRQRLIARMMEAGEQAPVIVPAVSRAGGQRCASIAERRADISNGPVPRC from the coding sequence ATGACGGAAAAACTGAACGTGATCGTGTTTTTTACCGACCAGCAGCGGTGGGATACGACCGGCGCGCACGGCAACCCGCTGGGCCTTACGCCGCATTTCGACCGGATGGCGCGAGCCGGCACCCATCTGTTCAACACTTTCACCTGCCAGCCGGTGTGCGGACCGGCGCGCTCGTGCCTGCAAACCGGACTGTATGCGACGGCGTCCGGCTGCTACCGCAACGGCATTCCGCTGCCGCCGGGCAGCCGCACGCTCGCGCATTATTTTAAGGATGCGGGGTATGCGACCGGTTATATCGGCAAATGGCACCTCGCCGCGCACGAGCCGGTGCCGCAGGAGGAGCGGGGCGGTTATGAGGAGTGGTTGGCCGCAAACCTCCTCGAATTTTCTTCGGACGCCTACGATACGGTGCTGTACGACAACGACAACCGGGAGGTGAAGCTTCCCGGCTACCGGGTCGACGCGCAGACGGATGCGGCGATCCGCTACATCGACCGGCACCGGGACGATCCGTTTTTCCTGTTCCTTTCTTATTTGGAGCCGCATCATCAAAACCATACCGACAATTACCCGGCCCCGGACGGCTACGAGGAAATGTACGCGGGGAAATGGATGCCGCCGGATTTGCAGGCGCTCGGAGGGACGGCCCCCCAGCATCTCGGCGGCTACTGTGGAATGGTAAAGCGGCTCGACGAGGCGCTGGGCAGGCTGCTGGACTGTCTGAAAAGCCTGAACCTGCAGCAGCGGACCCTCGTGCTGTTCACCTCGGATCACGGCTGCCATTTCAAGACGCGGAACAGCGAGTACAAGCGCTCCTGCCACGAAAGCTCGATTCGAATTCCGTGCGCGATGACCGGGCCGGATTGGTTGAACGGCGGCCAAATCCGCGAGCTCGTCAGCTTGATCGATCTGCCGCCGACCTTGCTGGACGCAGCGGACATCCCGGTGCCGGCTCATATGCAGGGCCGGTCGGTAATGCCGCTTATCCGGCGGGAGAAGTCGGAGCGACGCTCCGAAGTTTTCGTTCAGATCAGCGAATCCCAGGTCGCCCGCGCGATCCGCACGGACCGGTGGAAATACGCTATCCACGCTCCGGAACGAAGCGGCTGGAACGATGCAGGTGCAGACCGATACGAGGAGCAGTTTCTGTACGATCTTCATGCGGATCCGCATGAGCTCACGAACCTGATCGGCATGGACAGCTATGAAGCGGTTACGGAGCAGCTGCGGCAGCGGTTGATCGCGAGGATGATGGAGGCCGGCGAGCAGGCTCCTGTCATTGTGCCGGCTGTATCCAGAGCCGGCGGGCAGCGCTGCGCGTCGATAGCGGAGCGCCGGGCCGACATATCGAACGGGCCGGTGCCTCGTTGTTAG